The Biomphalaria glabrata chromosome 6, xgBioGlab47.1, whole genome shotgun sequence genomic interval ATAGTGTTGAACTTACAAAATGGGGGGTTTTTTTATCGCTCAGTCATATTTTCTCTCTCCTTATTCAATATTATAAATTGCCAAAAGTGTTTATcattttgataattttaaaaaaatgtttactatttctATAGCAACAAGAAGTAGTTATGTGTGAATCAGCAAAATTAGTTCAACAAACAGCCAGGTAAATTGTATTATAAAATTTTAACCagtttttgtctttattttcaatgttaattcacattgtctttattttcaatgttacaTTCACATTTGTTCACTAGTAttcaatgttttaatgttttatttatttattttatatactttATTGCAGTGCTGCAGAGAAAAATGTTGTCCATAGAGTTCCTCTTGTCAATCAACTGACTTTCCTGGGGCAGTCCTTCAGTCGTTTGGTGGACAACATACTGGGATATTTGGTTCAGGTACAGTCAAACTTTCATTCAAGTTTCGAATCAGAAAGAAACTGCTCTTTAATTGGCATCAAGTTTCTGAATTAGCTTTCCTGAAAGTCATAGATAGGATATGGTATTTGCTGgcactaagaacaggacacacaacctctgttaaattaccatcttaacaaaataaatatcacacaactccccctttgtagaaactgcccacccttatgaaaccgtaaaccatatcctctttgaatgccccttcctaatccaccttaggcagaccctactaccactacagcccaacataaccaacaccctgtacaacagtgctgaacaactgaagagaacagcacactatttttccttggcacagtctgcgaAAGTGCTCACTGCTCAGcaacaaaaagctggctagaagaagaagaagaagtatttgcTGGCCTATTCTCTTTGAAAAAAtcaactttctttttattattttttttcctcccccCAGAGACTTGTGGGAATGCTGGAGTCATGTAACAATGTGTCTGCCTTACATGTAGTCATCAACAACATCATCACCCTTGGCCTGGAAGGAGAGCACATGTGTTTCATCTTGGCCAGAGTAAGTGGAAACCATTCATTGTGTTTAATACAGAAAATATGCATCAATATCTAGTTAATGCATAAACTGGAGTGAATAATACTACAATCAACATTGAGTCTATTTTCATTATAAAGTTTTTaacaacatacatacatattagaACATATTAGAACTCATTTCAAGCCAAGTAATTTATTGTGGACTCAACTAtactattgtttaaaaaatgtcaaagacTATGACTCAATACTAGTAtagtagatctaaaaaaaaaaatcaaaacctgTAGCAATTGAATATTATAAGATTTTGTGAGGAGAAAAATCCTTTATCTACCTATATTTCTAGTTATATCAGAAACTAAGTAACCTAGCAATGAGGTAGTTTCGTATTCCCCCCgagtcacgtggttgtgtgtatacaacgcgcaccgtgcttagttttagttagtttgtagtgggaatctgaagcgttttaagtcaatatttagtggtttcaatttactcattagcgctaaactataatttgttaataacaggagaatctagagatacatatttttaatagtttcaactaaaacaaatagttatacctttgatagaaggtaccgaagcgttggcctataatctgccatactgatgatactgagatcaagatttcctgatctacaatgaatgactacacttatagttcttagcattcgggtaaccagtcctagaaaaaaaaaacactttcactccccccccccttttcctctctgcccaaaagtaaacaagcttgaacttgagtagaacactaaaagttggacaagcagaccagtgtgtattggtcagatagctctagggctagtgtgtagtcgatatgtcgactagttgttataaaagataaaaagactgccatgtgttttccttgtgcgtaataggcttcagttgtttagcgaacaaataacacatctgatagtcaaggataaatctagatctactcttacagttacacaggccaaatgtgtcttaccccaccctttcattgttaaatttggtttctaagtaataaaatggatctagatttatttcgtcgactcatttttgaaactttaatgtaacattttgtgaatttcttaaaaatgatagaacttttaataacataataatacatcatgtatccaacacaaaaaataattcttaatgttatcgatgtgcataatgtatttcaaattagcggaatatgaaatacataacgttaaaaatagctgaagtttatgaaaataacaatgtttcaactaatatgcatattatctcatatataggcctataaataaatatatatatatgtgtgtgtgtgtgtgttttgtgtagtttataccaagcttttttttaatcttacaagaacgtttgtaaaaacgtCTTCTTCTGTGTgtgaatgtagatctatcatcgGCAAAGTCTTGACGCTTGTCATGACTATAAAggaaatatcattgataatttaaactTATCCATAAACAGTTCTTGAccctttatgaaaacattcgtatagttatttgaacattcagggagttcgttgatgtactctgtatattttaaaatgtttgtaaatgtaaaatttcgtaAAAATAGAGGAGCATCAGCAATGGAAATATAGGAAGACAAGGCCATTCTTCTCTTTGTTGTCCAACAATCACATGACTTTGGTTAAACTAGGTCAGAAATAAGGAACTACCTCAttgaataagataagattttgtGAGGAGAAAAATCCTTTATCTACCTTTATTTCTAGTTATATCAGAAACTAAGTAACCTTCTCATCTATTGATAGGAATTTAATCTATCTATTGAAATTCATTTAATCTGTCAATAAGGCATTAATCTATCTGTTGATAAGGCAGTTAATAAGGCACTAATCTATCAATAAATCATAAATCTTCATTACCAGGACCAGTTATTGTACCAACTGAAACAAAGTTACCTGAGCCCACATTGTGCTGGTCGTTTTACTGGATCACCAGTTATTCaacttttcatattttaaaagatattcaGTTTTTGCCTTTTGGTCACTGCAACCTATCTATAAAAAATGctgctatttaaaaaagaaatctaaatgtatttttcatttaacatttcataagtgtttgtttttttgagtcAGTTCCCTTTAATTTATAGTTTTCATAAATTTAGGAAGGTGGTGTCAAGGCCTTAGTTGACCTCTGCCGCAGGGACAATGTGGCATTCACTAGATCTAAAGCGCTGAGAGCCCTTGCTACTATTTGCTGTGCACCGGAATGTGTGGCTGAACTAGAAAAGGTAAGCCCAATATCGGGcacaaaagtattttatatgtagtgaaaaaaaatttaagtgcAGCAAAATACACTCTATGctacacagtttttttttgtttttttttttcatatttcttgTATTCATGTCACTTTGCTGatgtattgggggggggggggggggatagaaaAATTAAAGAAGCTGATTTTTTGGCTCCATCAGTGGCAATAAACATAAACCTTTCCtcacatttattttcatttgccATTGTTACCTCATTTCTCTTTTCTGCATCTAAAAATTCTTTAGACCATGATCTTACAATTTAATTCTCATTTTGCTTTGACATGTTTTAAAAGATTTGAAAGGGTTAAGAATTGTAAAAATTTGCCCTGCCACAAATTTGTATTTCCAAGTCACCAATAATCCTcccatcagtttttttttttatactttagcTGATTTTGTAAGCCTGTGTCAGGTAGAAAGTATTACTCATTTCTTACTTTTATCAGGAGAATGGCATTGATCTTCTCATTGATATATTAACTGATGAAAGTGTGATTGAGTCTGTTCAAGGGGAAGCAGCTGGTGTTGTTGCTCAGATTACCTCTCCTGTACTAGACCAGACCCAGCACCTGTATCGATTTGCAGAGTCATTACAGATTATACTTAAAGCATTGCTaggtttgtatttgtaaattatttgtcgtgcaatctttttttttattagtattgTTGTATTACTGctgatttaaataatttatgatCTAACAATATAGGTCTGTGTGAAAAGACAGAGGGTCATGAAACATTCCTGTTATCTGCTGCAGCTGTGGCCAATATCACCTTTATTGATACATCAGCTTGTGGTTTACTGCAGGAAATGAAAGCACCTCAATTACTTGTCAAATCTTGCATGTGTAGGAAAGCCAGGTCATTGTTTGCCAAAGATCAGGTATGACTATATGTTAAGTAGGATAAATACTtgatttctatattattttatagttgAAATCATGTACACAACTCAACTGGgaatgtaatttaaaatgtaatagtGATACCAATGTTAATTTACCATTTTTATTTACAGGTAGCCACAATACTGGCCAACATGGCAGCCATTCACATTTGTCAAGAAAACATTCGCTGTTGTGGGGGGCTGGATCTTTTAGTCAGTTTTTTGCACCAGAAACCTTGCCTTCTGTCCAGTGGAGCAGAAAGGTCAGCCTGCGAGCGTGTGCAGCAGAAAGCAGCTATTGCTTTGATGCGTCTGTGTCAGGATACAAGACACACTTTTAAAGTGATCAAACAGAAGGGCATTCCTAGGTTTGTAGAACTGTGCAGAGACTCCCAGGCAAGAAACAACAGTGATGCTGTCCTAGTGGCATGTCTGGTGAGTGTTGATTGtattttttatacatatttttttttaaagtttgtaccATGTAAAGTTTGGCTCACCTATTTTGGTAGGAGTCTTTTAACTAGGGTATCACTTGACAAGCACTAAAATGGAAGGCATTTACTTTCTCTTCTATCAGGTATCAATTAGTATTGAATAAAATTTCCAGTATCCATTTGTATTGACTCTTGCGTAAATGTATATGTTTCTATAGGTAGTGAATAAACTTGCTGATATTCCAGTCTCTACCATGATTGATACTTAAGATCTTTCAGGCTTGTCTGTTTAATTTAGGATGTCAATTTTAAATCTCTAGAAATCTTAAATTGTCCCTAACCCAGTTCCAGTGAATATTTGACagctttaaatattttgaaagccttgttattttgaaatatatattttgaaatatataaaatgtgCTTTGTATTAAGCTGTATCAAAATTCCAGATATATGTAATcatgaattagaaaaaaaaaccagcttgaaccatattaaaattattttttggacatttttttttatgtacattgttgtttttttttctttaacttagGCTGCTTTGAGAAAAGTGTGTGCACTCTATGGTCGAGATGGCATTTCCAACTTGGACTATCAGCAGTTAGTGACACCTCAACTCATGGACTCTTTCCTCATGTGTTCACACAGTGATGAGAACTTTGTATAAGGCTGACAGCTGGTATTTACTTTGTATTCTGTGTCTTTGATGGCAGTTGTAGATCTGATACTTGTGTGAGAAGCTAGCATTTGATCTAATACTTGTGTGAGAAGCTAGCATTTGATCTAATACTTGTGTGAGAAGCTAGCATTTGATCTAATACTTGTAAAAAGtttatagagacatagagaaagAATAACATAATGGATTTGTTTCCCCCAGAAATGTACTGTTGATACAAAGTTTTGCTCAAGAAAAGTCTTACAAAACATTACGTACATGTCCCATTTTAAGCATTTGCCAAACATGCTAGTATTGCTACGCACTGACAAATTTGATGTAACttaatttattctaataaatatttcttaaaagttttattttgtgtaacagAAAAGTGTATACTTGTCGTTAAAgggtaatttaaaaatgtgtagcattatttttgtgttatgtgttcctttgaaaaaaataacctGGATCTGTTATTATAATTTATGCCAATCATCTagtcttctttctttttgtattgaaTTGTAATCTTCAATGcccattgtatatatatatcttttacaAATGCTTTGCTTTTAATGGAATGtattatttcaacctatttttgtaacaaattttttttatttattttagctgTTTAAAATAAGATCACATAcatcttaacaaaaaataattttaactatTTGCTTTTCTGaattttactataaaaaaaaacattttagatttatactcatttaatttttatgtagaTCGCAaacatagaaaacatttttaaaatcaaattaggAAATTTTACAAATTTGGAAT includes:
- the LOC106073438 gene encoding protein inscuteable homolog, with translation MSGLSMKLPDHLPLIKSSRTKPERKISNSKPLSKEELSDFPCVSKWMSELQWVTELECMSILQGKPLCPNIAQDSAASQVQTYRDAIDRVKFEASKITDGFNVLFKYFDSSKWVALNNHTMEMTCGIRKLIQLCNAHVTDVPSYIQEQQEVVMCESAKLVQQTASAAEKNVVHRVPLVNQLTFLGQSFSRLVDNILGYLVQRLVGMLESCNNVSALHVVINNIITLGLEGEHMCFILAREGGVKALVDLCRRDNVAFTRSKALRALATICCAPECVAELEKENGIDLLIDILTDESVIESVQGEAAGVVAQITSPVLDQTQHLYRFAESLQIILKALLGLCEKTEGHETFLLSAAAVANITFIDTSACGLLQEMKAPQLLVKSCMCRKARSLFAKDQVATILANMAAIHICQENIRCCGGLDLLVSFLHQKPCLLSSGAERSACERVQQKAAIALMRLCQDTRHTFKVIKQKGIPRFVELCRDSQARNNSDAVLVACLAALRKVCALYGRDGISNLDYQQLVTPQLMDSFLMCSHSDENFV